Proteins found in one Homalodisca vitripennis isolate AUS2020 chromosome 4, UT_GWSS_2.1, whole genome shotgun sequence genomic segment:
- the LOC124359819 gene encoding superoxide dismutase [Cu-Zn]-like has translation MALKAVAVLVGDPNVRGTIHFDQAGVGAPVRVKGELLGLSPGNHGFHIHEFGDNTDGCLSAGDHFNPEKKEHGAPEDINRHVGDLGNVASHQGVAKVDITDHKISLVGSHSVIGRTVIIHADPDDLGRGGHETSKSTGNAGKRLACGVIGITTAKS, from the exons ATGGCACTGAAAGCCGTGGCAGTTCTGGTTGGGGATCCAAACGTCAGGGGAACTATTCACTTCGATCAAGCGGGTGTTGGGGCACCAGTCAGAGTGAAGGGAGAACTGCTGGGACTCTCCCCAGGCAATCATGGCTTCCACATCCACGAGTTCGGGGACAATACCGATGGTTGCCTCAGCGCGGGTGATCACTTCAAccctgagaaaaaggaacatgGAG cTCCAGAAGACATAAATAGACATGTGGGTGACCTTGGGAACGTTGCCAGTCATCAGGGAGTGGCCAAAGTGGACATCACAGACCACAAAATATCACTGGTTGGGTCACACAGTGTCATAGGTCGAACTGTCATCATTCATGCCGACCCTGATGACCTGGGCCGAGGAGGTCATGAAACCAGCAAGTCCACCGGCAACGCGGGGAAACGACTCGCTTGTGGTGTTATCGGTATTACAACGGCCAAAAGCTAG